The following proteins are encoded in a genomic region of Marinitoga litoralis:
- a CDS encoding HD domain-containing protein yields the protein MEKLYFKVSRDPIYSEIFIYPLEIVIADTPLVQRLRYLSQLAGAEYVYPSATHTRFGHSLGVMHIAGLYAKKLFENNHQKTRILRLAGLVHDLGHGPYSHQFDDVIYKRMGLDDGHDEYRKKILNTKLIDQAYEVYRKLNDSRTKKDFLKDLSLTLEREINDDETSIKEGLKDVMNMINELFEAENTGGSPEFNIVQGPLGADRLDFVLRDSYYAGTRDFGTGDLDRIIRNASIKNVNGKEKLCYNVKIIDNIYTVLFARFMMYKNVYFHKTSRAADQMIQEILRLADDILDLKSRVEDLDKFASLTDQRIINEIEFVYEQLYGNDNELFNINPELMQKADKVAKAYELVKRLKSRDLWKLLIEIPFSTTGLDPSVISVSVAENVLKQLKENIEKAMKSNISKEDKQELSYILDNFNNLFIIDTPYKLALMHPKEFLTTDVSILDYNGDVLRFDQVFEKYPAYKFMESNLIQISRIYLTEDKREILKKLDLIPKVGGINITTRW from the coding sequence ATGGAAAAATTATATTTTAAAGTTTCAAGAGATCCTATTTATTCAGAAATTTTCATTTATCCTTTAGAAATAGTTATTGCGGATACTCCTTTAGTTCAAAGATTGAGATATTTAAGTCAATTAGCTGGTGCTGAATACGTTTATCCAAGCGCTACTCATACTAGATTTGGACATTCATTAGGAGTAATGCATATAGCTGGATTATATGCAAAAAAGCTTTTTGAAAACAATCATCAAAAAACAAGAATTTTAAGACTTGCTGGTTTAGTGCATGATTTAGGACATGGTCCATATAGTCATCAATTTGATGATGTTATATATAAGAGAATGGGGCTAGATGATGGACATGATGAATATAGGAAAAAGATTTTAAATACTAAATTAATTGATCAAGCATATGAAGTATATAGAAAATTAAACGACTCTAGAACAAAAAAAGATTTTTTAAAAGATTTATCTTTAACTCTAGAAAGAGAAATTAATGATGATGAAACCTCAATTAAAGAGGGGCTAAAAGATGTTATGAATATGATAAATGAATTATTTGAAGCCGAAAACACCGGTGGAAGTCCAGAATTTAATATTGTTCAAGGACCACTTGGTGCTGATAGATTAGATTTTGTCTTAAGGGATTCATATTATGCTGGAACTAGAGATTTTGGAACTGGTGATTTAGACAGAATAATTAGAAATGCCTCTATTAAAAATGTTAATGGTAAAGAAAAACTATGTTATAATGTGAAAATTATTGATAATATTTACACTGTCCTTTTTGCAAGGTTTATGATGTATAAAAATGTATATTTCCATAAAACTTCAAGAGCTGCTGACCAAATGATACAAGAAATTTTAAGACTTGCTGATGATATATTGGATTTAAAATCTAGAGTTGAGGATTTAGATAAATTTGCATCTTTAACTGATCAAAGAATAATAAATGAAATTGAATTTGTATACGAACAATTATATGGTAATGATAATGAATTATTTAATATTAATCCTGAATTAATGCAAAAAGCAGATAAAGTTGCAAAGGCATATGAACTTGTTAAAAGGTTAAAATCTAGAGACTTATGGAAATTACTAATTGAAATACCATTTTCAACAACAGGTCTCGATCCATCTGTAATTAGTGTTAGTGTAGCTGAAAATGTTCTTAAACAATTAAAAGAAAATATTGAAAAAGCTATGAAATCTAATATTTCAAAAGAAGATAAACAAGAATTGAGTTATATTTTAGATAATTTCAATAATTTATTTATTATTGATACTCCATATAAATTAGCATTAATGCATCCAAAAGAATTTTTAACTACAGATGTATCGATTCTTGATTATAATGGTGATGTTTTAAGATTTGATCAAGTATTCGAAAAATATCCTGCATATAAATTTATGGAAAGTAATTTAATACAAATTTCTAGAATATATTTAACAGAAGATAAAAGAGAAATATTGAAAAAATTAGATTTAATACCTAAAGTCGGCGGAATAAACATCACAACAAGATGGTAA
- the gatB gene encoding Asp-tRNA(Asn)/Glu-tRNA(Gln) amidotransferase subunit GatB — protein MKYKTTIGLEIHTQLLTKTKAFCSCSSNAFDSEPNTNICPVCTGQPGALPVFNEEALNLGIKAAIALNAQINEYSRFDRKNYFYPDLPKGYQITQYFQPLANNGYIEVNGKKIRINRIHLEEDSGKMFHEGEDLENASYSFVDYNRSGIPLIEIVTEPDIESPEEARMFMEKLRNILRYAEISSGDMEKGALRCDANISITDTEKNIRSNRVEVKNINSFKFVEKALEYERNRIIEAMEKGENIPQETRGWNFATRSTFSMRSKEEEADYRYFPEPDIPPVIVIKEKIDEMRKTMPEMIDEKAKRFVEQYNIKEYDADILASDKELAEYFENAAKIVNNPQFVSNLIITDLMREMNKNNVELKDVKIKAEHYKELEELINSGKISTKIAKDVFIEIFQNGKMPSEIIKEKGLEQIDDDSVIEEIVKKIIENNQKQYQQYKDGKTKLFGFFVGQVMKETKGKANPEKANKIVKKLLDS, from the coding sequence ATGAAATATAAAACAACTATAGGACTTGAAATACATACTCAACTTTTAACTAAAACTAAAGCATTTTGTTCATGTTCTTCAAATGCTTTTGATAGTGAACCAAACACTAATATTTGTCCTGTATGTACTGGGCAACCTGGAGCATTACCTGTTTTCAATGAAGAAGCTTTAAATTTAGGCATTAAGGCTGCTATTGCATTAAATGCTCAAATAAATGAATATTCAAGATTTGATAGAAAAAATTATTTTTATCCTGATTTACCAAAAGGTTATCAAATAACACAATATTTCCAACCATTAGCAAATAACGGTTATATTGAAGTAAATGGTAAAAAAATAAGAATCAACAGAATCCATCTTGAAGAAGATTCTGGAAAAATGTTTCATGAAGGTGAAGATTTAGAAAATGCTTCATATAGTTTTGTAGATTATAATAGAAGTGGAATACCTCTAATAGAAATAGTTACAGAACCTGACATTGAATCTCCTGAAGAAGCTAGAATGTTTATGGAAAAATTAAGAAATATCTTAAGATATGCTGAAATTTCATCTGGAGATATGGAAAAAGGGGCTTTAAGATGTGATGCAAATATTTCTATTACAGATACGGAAAAAAATATTAGAAGTAATAGGGTGGAGGTTAAAAATATTAATTCTTTTAAATTTGTAGAAAAAGCTTTAGAATATGAAAGAAATAGGATAATTGAAGCAATGGAAAAAGGAGAAAATATTCCTCAAGAAACTAGAGGTTGGAATTTTGCAACAAGATCTACTTTTTCTATGAGATCAAAAGAAGAAGAAGCAGATTATAGATATTTTCCAGAACCAGATATACCACCTGTAATAGTTATAAAAGAAAAAATTGATGAAATGAGAAAAACTATGCCAGAAATGATTGATGAAAAAGCAAAAAGATTTGTGGAACAATATAATATTAAAGAATATGATGCTGATATATTAGCTTCTGATAAAGAATTAGCAGAATACTTTGAAAATGCTGCTAAGATCGTTAATAATCCACAATTTGTAAGTAATTTAATCATCACAGATTTAATGAGAGAAATGAATAAAAATAATGTAGAATTAAAAGACGTTAAAATAAAAGCTGAACATTATAAGGAATTAGAGGAATTAATAAATTCCGGAAAAATTTCAACTAAAATCGCAAAAGATGTATTCATAGAAATTTTCCAAAACGGAAAAATGCCATCAGAAATTATTAAAGAAAAAGGTTTAGAACAGATTGATGATGATTCTGTTATTGAAGAAATAGTTAAAAAAATAATTGAAAATAATCAAAAACAATATCAACAATATAAAGATGGAAAAACTAAATTATTTGGATTTTTTGTAGGACAAGTAATGAAAGAAACAAAAGGTAAGGCAAACCCTGAAAAAGCTAATAAGATAGTTAAAAAATTACTTGATTCATAA
- the gatA gene encoding Asp-tRNA(Asn)/Glu-tRNA(Gln) amidotransferase subunit GatA: MKDFVFDIEKAKKINEKINAVLEFTTIEGNKNEIYYNVPFLVKDNIQVFGTKNTCASKILENYNSTYTATAVQKLLDAGFTVVGKTNLDEFAMGGSNENSAFGPVKNPWDLERIPGGSSGGSAAAVAAKMVPFALGSDTGGSVRQPASFCGVVGYKPTYGAISRYGLSAFASSLDQIGVLANNVKNAAIVVETMSGKDEMDSTSLDIKWDLTSNLQNKPDNLKIGIPKEVFELGGVDEKVLNKFKEVIEVLKNNGVTVEEISIPHLKYAVSIYYIIAPSEASSNLSRYDGIRYGLRNEFDSLKDTYMETRDTGFGMEVKRRIFMGAFTLSSAYYDAYFAKASKIRALLNKDFEKAFEKYDAILTPTSPILPPKIGELKTPLQNYLMDLFTIPANMIGSPAISIPAGLVDKLPFGIHLISKPLADAKMLQIAQYFEELFGTLDLPEVLL, encoded by the coding sequence ATGAAAGATTTTGTTTTTGATATAGAAAAAGCAAAAAAAATAAATGAAAAGATAAATGCTGTATTAGAATTTACTACAATCGAAGGAAATAAAAATGAAATATATTATAATGTTCCTTTTTTAGTAAAAGACAATATACAAGTATTTGGAACAAAAAATACTTGTGCTTCTAAAATCCTAGAAAATTATAATTCAACTTATACAGCTACTGCTGTTCAAAAATTACTTGATGCTGGATTTACAGTGGTTGGTAAAACAAATTTAGATGAGTTTGCTATGGGTGGTTCTAATGAAAATTCTGCATTTGGACCTGTTAAAAATCCATGGGATTTGGAAAGAATACCAGGAGGTTCTAGCGGAGGCTCTGCTGCAGCTGTGGCAGCAAAAATGGTGCCTTTTGCTTTAGGTTCTGATACTGGGGGGTCTGTTAGACAACCTGCTTCATTCTGTGGAGTTGTAGGTTATAAACCTACATATGGTGCAATTTCAAGATATGGTCTTTCTGCTTTTGCATCATCTCTAGATCAAATTGGAGTTTTAGCAAATAATGTAAAAAATGCAGCTATTGTTGTAGAAACCATGAGTGGTAAAGATGAAATGGATTCAACATCATTAGATATAAAATGGGATTTAACTTCTAACTTACAGAATAAACCTGATAACTTAAAAATAGGTATTCCGAAAGAAGTATTTGAACTTGGTGGAGTTGATGAAAAAGTTTTAAATAAATTTAAGGAAGTAATTGAGGTTTTAAAAAATAACGGTGTTACTGTTGAAGAAATATCTATACCTCATTTAAAATATGCTGTATCTATATACTATATAATTGCTCCTTCTGAAGCTAGTTCAAATCTTTCAAGATATGATGGTATTAGATATGGTTTAAGAAATGAATTTGATTCTTTAAAAGATACATATATGGAAACTAGAGATACTGGTTTCGGAATGGAAGTTAAAAGAAGAATTTTTATGGGTGCATTTACTTTAAGTTCAGCATATTATGATGCATATTTTGCAAAAGCATCGAAAATAAGAGCTTTATTAAATAAAGATTTTGAAAAAGCTTTTGAAAAGTATGATGCTATATTAACACCTACATCCCCAATTTTACCGCCAAAAATAGGGGAATTAAAAACACCTTTACAAAATTATTTAATGGATTTATTTACAATTCCTGCAAATATGATCGGATCTCCTGCAATTAGTATTCCCGCAGGTTTAGTTGATAAATTACCATTTGGTATTCATTTAATTTCAAAACCATTAGCAGATGCAAAAATGCTTCAAATTGCTCAATATTTCGAAGAATTATTTGGGACTCTTGATTTACCGGAGGTGCTACTATGA
- a CDS encoding FtsX-like permease family protein: protein MINWIIVFTAFIVIAYIFIKASYKSYILKISYRNIFRIKRESFLMILGSMIGTAFIIGSLGMNDSFKNYVYKSVDLYFGEVDEVINSKVSINYEKIEPFIEELKEKNLIDGVMPIFFKLYPVTKKGNIRGLKISELSQASLVGMDYKLLSEFGENKIQVPEELLNLKDNEAVITKRLAERLNVVEGDEIEIVTGASPINILFPRRFKIAKVIDSKGVLNYRGLDANNGIGTVFITLNSARNITKIPSNNYYQILISNKGDYIKGNKLTETVKEIYEKMNIDAEFIPVKDNQIKAVDRGGVSYVFLALSLFSIISGGVLIVNMYSMLVGERKRELGVLRAIGFKKKDIRNVIFYESIFYTLFSIPFGIGAGILISRFTFSRVTSLFKSLSAFENIIGEIPLIDSYYISLNSILIGLAVGILLPLTITFWYSYSIGKLNIVNAIKELEDEKKKSKFEKYKYYIENAFAIIVFIIALFLKIDSLVILGVKSFLILVSAILIITFNLKFIELFLINIIKLKGKFVPILKIAFSYPMRNRRRTGGIITLYGMVIFIIVILTILPYTQEQQLKGSRDQLFAGFDGVVVEIPSNIFPIKIDKEELEKVEGIKTVGEFYFLRALDEKKQDYGLVFGSKEFFENNKIKISGSLYKGLSDKEIWLKAYENSNFAVIPERLTDPKYGYDFKLGNNYIAYIPTQSFGPNDSDTTIGTISYQIVAVTSKISESLAMGPVLSIEHPDLEKYKKLAIHGYFFSIDPNYKAQIVDYLKKKNQFYIFVDDLLYLGLKASQGMISIFNSFLYFGLIVGIIGIAITMMKAVNERRRVIGMLKAIGFTKNMVFFSFFIEATIIILLGIFIGIISGTFTSYLIFKRLFADSGAIFQIPYFKLILMSLIFYIISAIFIYIPSRSASKLSPNEAMRSLD, encoded by the coding sequence ATGATTAATTGGATTATTGTTTTTACTGCATTTATTGTAATAGCTTATATTTTTATAAAAGCATCGTATAAATCATATATTTTAAAAATTTCTTACAGAAATATTTTTAGAATAAAAAGAGAATCGTTCCTAATGATTTTGGGTTCTATGATAGGAACAGCATTTATTATAGGTTCGTTAGGAATGAATGATTCTTTTAAAAATTATGTATATAAAAGTGTAGATTTATATTTTGGTGAAGTAGATGAAGTAATAAACTCAAAGGTTAGTATTAATTATGAGAAAATAGAACCATTTATAGAAGAATTAAAAGAAAAGAATTTAATTGATGGAGTAATGCCTATTTTCTTTAAATTATATCCCGTTACTAAAAAAGGAAATATTAGAGGTTTGAAAATTTCTGAATTATCACAAGCAAGTTTAGTTGGAATGGATTACAAATTGCTTTCTGAGTTTGGTGAAAATAAAATTCAAGTGCCTGAAGAATTGTTAAATCTTAAAGATAATGAAGCGGTTATAACTAAAAGATTAGCGGAAAGATTAAATGTTGTAGAGGGGGATGAAATAGAAATTGTAACAGGAGCATCACCAATAAATATATTATTTCCTAGAAGATTTAAGATTGCAAAAGTAATTGACTCTAAAGGAGTATTAAATTATAGAGGTTTAGATGCAAATAATGGCATTGGAACAGTTTTTATAACATTAAATTCAGCAAGAAATATAACCAAAATACCATCTAATAATTATTATCAAATTCTAATATCAAATAAAGGTGATTATATTAAAGGGAATAAATTAACAGAAACAGTAAAAGAAATATATGAAAAGATGAATATTGATGCAGAGTTTATACCTGTTAAAGATAATCAAATAAAAGCTGTAGATAGAGGCGGAGTATCCTACGTTTTTTTAGCTCTTAGTTTGTTTTCTATAATTTCGGGTGGAGTACTAATAGTAAACATGTATTCGATGTTAGTGGGTGAAAGGAAAAGAGAATTAGGAGTATTAAGAGCTATAGGTTTTAAAAAGAAAGATATAAGAAATGTAATTTTTTATGAAAGCATTTTTTATACATTATTTTCTATACCTTTCGGAATAGGTGCTGGTATTTTAATTTCTAGATTTACATTTTCTAGAGTTACATCATTATTTAAAAGTTTATCGGCATTTGAAAATATTATAGGTGAGATACCATTAATTGATTCATATTATATATCTTTAAATTCTATTTTAATAGGATTAGCGGTAGGAATTTTATTGCCATTAACAATAACTTTTTGGTATTCATATTCAATAGGTAAATTAAATATTGTTAATGCAATTAAAGAATTAGAAGATGAAAAGAAAAAATCAAAATTTGAAAAGTATAAATATTATATAGAAAATGCATTTGCAATTATAGTATTTATTATAGCCTTATTTTTAAAAATAGATAGTTTAGTTATTTTAGGTGTAAAAAGCTTTTTAATATTAGTATCTGCAATTTTGATAATTACATTCAACTTGAAATTTATTGAACTGTTTTTAATTAATATTATTAAACTAAAAGGTAAATTTGTTCCAATACTCAAGATAGCTTTTTCTTATCCAATGAGAAATAGAAGGAGAACAGGTGGAATTATTACATTATATGGAATGGTTATTTTTATAATTGTTATATTAACAATTCTTCCATATACCCAGGAACAGCAATTAAAAGGTTCAAGAGACCAGCTTTTTGCTGGATTTGATGGAGTAGTAGTAGAAATTCCATCAAATATATTTCCTATAAAAATAGATAAGGAGGAACTTGAGAAAGTAGAAGGAATAAAAACAGTGGGAGAATTTTATTTTTTAAGAGCTTTAGATGAGAAAAAACAAGATTATGGATTAGTTTTTGGATCCAAAGAATTTTTTGAAAATAATAAAATAAAAATATCTGGTTCATTGTATAAAGGTTTATCTGATAAAGAGATATGGTTAAAAGCATATGAAAATTCGAATTTTGCAGTTATTCCAGAAAGATTAACTGATCCAAAATATGGATATGATTTTAAACTTGGAAATAATTATATAGCCTATATACCAACACAATCATTTGGACCAAATGATTCTGATACAACAATTGGAACTATAAGTTATCAAATTGTTGCTGTTACATCTAAAATAAGTGAATCATTAGCTATGGGTCCAGTATTAAGTATTGAACATCCTGATTTAGAAAAATATAAGAAGTTAGCAATACATGGATATTTCTTTTCTATTGATCCGAATTATAAAGCACAAATTGTGGATTATTTAAAGAAGAAAAATCAATTTTATATTTTTGTTGATGATTTATTATATTTAGGATTAAAAGCATCTCAAGGAATGATTTCTATATTTAATTCATTCCTATACTTTGGATTAATAGTTGGTATAATAGGTATTGCAATTACTATGATGAAAGCAGTTAACGAAAGAAGAAGAGTAATTGGAATGTTAAAAGCAATAGGATTTACAAAAAATATGGTATTTTTTTCATTTTTCATAGAAGCAACTATTATAATATTATTAGGTATTTTTATAGGAATAATTTCTGGAACATTTACTAGTTATTTAATATTCAAACGTCTTTTTGCAGATAGTGGAGCAATATTTCAAATTCCATATTTCAAATTAATATTAATGTCATTAATATTCTATATTATTTCAGCTATATTTATTTATATTCCATCAAGATCTGCTTCCAAATTATCTCCTAATGAAGCAATGAGATCATTAGATTAA